One Deltaproteobacteria bacterium genomic window, CTCGCGCAGTCGGCCCAGCACGAAGCCGCGGAAGATGAGCTCCTCGTAGAGCCCCACCACCATCGCCAGCGGGAAGACCAGCGCCAGCGGCGTCTTGGAGAAGAGCTCGAGGATGGGCCCGCGATCGTGGAGCAGGTCGTTCACCGAGGTGCGCGTGGCCGCGAGATAGAAGAGGCCCAGCGTGCTCGAGCAGGCGTAGGCAAGGATGAAGCCGATGGCGCCGAAGCCCAGCGCCTGCTTCGGCGGGATCGGATTCAGCGAGAGCGTCGCGCGCGGGTCCGGGTCGCGCCGCACCCAGAGCGCCACGCCGCCCAGCCCCACCACCAGCGCCGCGCCCACATGCACCAGCAGCTGCGTGGCGCTGGAGAGGCTCGTCAGGCGGCCGAGGAAGGCGTCGGAGTCGAGCACCGCCAGCACGCCGGCGAAGACCAGGTAGAAGCCTGCCAGCTCGGCCAGCAAGCGCACGGGCGGTCGGGTCGAGGCAGGCACGAGCGGAGTGTATCCGCCCGCGACGCAGTGCGTGGTCGGTCGCTCGCACGAGGTCCGGCCTGCGCTTGGTGCCGGCAGCCGATTTCCGCTATACCGCGCCGCGAATGGCCGCCACCCCGAGCGCCAGCCTCCGCA contains:
- a CDS encoding CPBP family intramembrane metalloprotease, with product MPASTRPPVRLLAELAGFYLVFAGVLAVLDSDAFLGRLTSLSSATQLLVHVGAALVVGLGGVALWVRRDPDPRATLSLNPIPPKQALGFGAIGFILAYACSSTLGLFYLAATRTSVNDLLHDRGPILELFSKTPLALVFPLAMVVGLYEELIFRGFVLGRLREALASRKLQPLQQQAIAVAGSATLFGLLHGYQGGYGIFQTTGAGLALGALVVWRRSLWPAVIAHASIDGFGLFALHVLVPKLQEFLHQLPQAPR